One genomic region from Terriglobus aquaticus encodes:
- a CDS encoding M1 family aminopeptidase, translating into MPTAARFCRAALSGVLVCVTPLLAQTARQTIQVTGYTIDADLDPATNKLSATAIVTVNALEDTSTATFELNNGLRVTQLNGPNGKPLESERNARNSTIAVALPATLAKGTTGTMSFTYNGVLSGSDTSPVEGIKTAEVANPISTLLYPGRWFPVIGLFTNRFTMNLHVRVPGDQTAVASGFTGKKSLPGNRTEFDFVWSKPGFPGTLVTGKFLPVIHPAGVSNISLYVLEKNKATAQEYGAVAQRQMEYFTTTFGQPESSKLQVVELPTDTFTGTWAPELAGIAGNRIGLANSYRLLSNTIAHQWWGSEISPATLGDAWITNGMARYAELMYLEESAGKGALQAVLPDIQASALAYDTAPLSTLTRVDPFSPQFQSETPDKGAMVFHMLRYQMGDEKFVAFLRGLLSQYTDKSVRGTDVAAVLNAQNSGVNTAGFFAQWIDGTGAPNFTDKFSVFRLGGNKGFRTIGSMSQDLDLFRMPVELRIETDGKTESQRIDVSGTDSTYTIETFGRPRRIVIDPDNWILKSTPDLAVRVSVLRGQLLVAQGDLIGALAEYQKALDQNHSSSLANYRIAEIFFTQRNYQSSANSYRDALRGDGEPKWTEVWSHIGLGKIFDVTGQRDRAVNEYRLAVQTNDNTQGAINEARQWLTKPYTREAQGQ; encoded by the coding sequence ATGCCTACTGCTGCACGATTTTGCCGAGCCGCACTTTCCGGCGTGCTCGTGTGTGTCACACCGCTGCTCGCACAGACCGCCCGCCAGACGATTCAGGTGACCGGCTACACCATCGACGCCGATCTGGACCCGGCGACGAACAAGCTGAGCGCGACCGCAATCGTGACCGTAAACGCTCTGGAGGACACCTCCACCGCAACGTTTGAGTTGAACAACGGCCTGCGGGTAACGCAACTAAACGGACCCAACGGCAAACCGCTAGAGTCCGAACGGAATGCCCGTAACTCCACCATCGCCGTCGCGCTGCCTGCAACGTTGGCCAAGGGCACAACCGGCACCATGAGCTTTACCTACAACGGTGTGCTTTCAGGGTCGGATACAAGCCCGGTGGAGGGCATCAAGACGGCCGAGGTCGCCAACCCAATCTCGACCCTGCTATACCCTGGCCGGTGGTTCCCGGTGATCGGCCTGTTCACGAACCGGTTCACCATGAACCTGCACGTGCGTGTGCCGGGCGACCAGACGGCAGTCGCATCGGGCTTCACCGGGAAGAAAAGCCTGCCCGGCAATCGGACGGAGTTCGATTTTGTCTGGTCGAAACCGGGTTTCCCCGGCACGCTGGTGACGGGCAAGTTCCTGCCGGTGATCCATCCGGCGGGTGTATCCAACATTTCGCTGTATGTACTGGAGAAGAACAAAGCGACTGCACAGGAGTATGGCGCCGTCGCTCAGCGCCAGATGGAGTACTTCACCACTACATTTGGCCAGCCCGAATCCAGCAAGCTTCAGGTTGTCGAGTTGCCTACCGACACCTTCACGGGCACATGGGCACCGGAACTTGCCGGCATCGCCGGCAACCGCATCGGCCTCGCCAACAGCTACCGACTGCTCTCGAACACGATCGCGCACCAGTGGTGGGGCTCGGAGATCAGCCCTGCAACGCTGGGAGACGCCTGGATCACCAACGGCATGGCTCGCTATGCCGAGCTAATGTACCTGGAAGAGTCAGCCGGCAAGGGTGCTCTGCAGGCGGTGCTGCCGGACATTCAGGCCAGTGCCCTTGCCTATGACACGGCACCACTCAGCACGCTCACCCGCGTTGATCCCTTCTCGCCGCAGTTCCAGTCGGAGACGCCGGATAAGGGAGCCATGGTCTTTCACATGCTCCGCTACCAGATGGGCGACGAGAAGTTTGTCGCGTTCTTGCGTGGGCTGCTGTCCCAATACACGGACAAGTCAGTGCGCGGCACAGATGTAGCAGCCGTGCTGAACGCGCAGAACAGCGGTGTAAACACGGCGGGTTTCTTTGCGCAGTGGATCGACGGCACTGGAGCACCGAACTTTACGGACAAGTTCTCGGTCTTTCGGCTTGGCGGCAACAAGGGCTTCCGCACCATCGGATCGATGTCGCAGGATCTAGACCTGTTCCGCATGCCGGTTGAGCTGCGCATCGAAACGGACGGCAAGACGGAGTCGCAGCGCATCGATGTGAGCGGCACCGACTCCACCTACACCATCGAGACCTTCGGCAGGCCGCGCCGCATCGTCATCGACCCGGATAACTGGATCCTGAAATCGACACCGGACCTGGCGGTTCGTGTTTCCGTGCTGCGTGGCCAGTTGCTGGTGGCGCAGGGCGACCTGATCGGCGCACTGGCCGAGTACCAGAAAGCCTTGGACCAGAATCACAGTTCGTCGCTCGCGAACTATCGCATCGCGGAAATCTTCTTCACGCAGCGGAACTACCAGTCCAGCGCCAACAGCTATCGCGATGCTCTGCGTGGCGACGGCGAACCGAAATGGACCGAGGTTTGGAGCCACATCGGTCTTGGCAAGATCTTCGACGTGACCGGCCAGCGCGATCGCGCCGTCAACGAGTACCGTCTTGCCGTCCAGACCAATGACAACACCCAGGGCGCGATCAACGAGGCACGGCAATGGCTGACCAAGCCATACACGCGCGAGGCGCAGGGGCAGTAG
- a CDS encoding 3-hydroxyacyl-CoA dehydrogenase NAD-binding domain-containing protein has translation MSAEASSSFGPLTLAIIGAGQAGRSLAAEAVRAGHRVVLEDVLPSRLRTALEQIPTQGMPGTLELATEVESAVREADLAVDFVPDELESKLEIISMVDRMAPPKTIICMPTRVLEVNDLAACTYRADRFLGAHDAGDSITLHVGAQTSAEAAELAESFWRSLGRDVRVAQPSVSSMPTQ, from the coding sequence TTGTCCGCAGAGGCTTCGAGTTCATTCGGCCCGCTTACCCTCGCCATTATCGGCGCCGGGCAAGCGGGCCGTTCCCTTGCGGCTGAGGCGGTACGTGCCGGTCATCGTGTAGTGCTGGAAGACGTCCTGCCTTCGCGCCTGCGCACTGCGTTGGAGCAGATACCGACCCAGGGCATGCCGGGCACGCTCGAACTTGCGACAGAGGTGGAGAGCGCCGTCCGGGAAGCAGATCTGGCGGTCGACTTCGTTCCGGACGAACTGGAATCCAAGCTCGAAATCATCAGCATGGTCGATCGCATGGCGCCGCCCAAGACAATCATCTGCATGCCGACACGTGTGCTCGAGGTGAACGATCTGGCAGCGTGCACCTATCGGGCTGACCGCTTTCTGGGGGCTCATGACGCGGGTGACTCCATAACGCTGCACGTCGGCGCGCAGACGTCCGCGGAAGCCGCGGAACTGGCAGAGAGCTTCTGGCGATCGCTCGGCCGCGACGTCCGTGTGGCGCAACCTTCCGTATCTTCTATGCCCACGCAGTAG
- the malQ gene encoding 4-alpha-glucanotransferase, with protein sequence MSGPAFLRRACHFRRLPLLSPLRRHRMEQMVSERLSGVLVHVTSLPSNGGIGDFGPAAYGLIDWLASAKQRVWQVLPLNPVGYGNSPYSAISAFAGNPLLISLDTLQEQGWLAAEDCANLPGSDGNVDFAQVTERKLPLVEEAARRFLKQSTGEVCERYNSFRERNDYWLTDYARYVVIRRENEYKHWLDWPAGLSQHDAEALTAFDAEHADALNTEYAIQFLFQEQWSALRAFAMSRDVRIMGDMAIFVSYDSADVWANRELFELDEEAKPTAVSGVPPDYFSATGQRWGNPLYRWRYMEQHGFDWWVDRVKRQLDLYDLLRLDHFRGFEAYWRIPAAEETALNGEWVEAPGYALFDRLKSTLGGSLPFIAEDLGVITDKVEKLRNDFDMPGMRVLQFGFAGRGAHLHLPHKHTTNMVVYTGTHDNNTTLGWWREAEETDRNNLLTYVGPLAHENDVVWSMIRLAERSVAAICLIPLQDLLHLGSEGRMNTPSVPENNWTWRYAPEALHPDIALQLRHVTEQCDRDSYVPEEMEEQSAKEGDEAKEKQRSETDAVSVAA encoded by the coding sequence GTGTCAGGCCCGGCGTTCTTACGTCGGGCTTGTCACTTTAGGCGCTTGCCGTTGCTTTCGCCGCTCCGTCGGCATCGTATGGAGCAAATGGTCTCTGAACGGCTTTCTGGTGTTCTGGTGCACGTCACGTCGCTTCCTTCCAACGGCGGCATCGGCGATTTTGGCCCCGCGGCGTACGGTCTGATCGATTGGCTCGCCTCGGCGAAGCAGCGTGTGTGGCAGGTGCTGCCGCTGAATCCGGTGGGTTACGGGAACTCACCGTACAGCGCGATCTCCGCTTTTGCGGGGAACCCGCTGCTCATTTCGCTCGACACGCTGCAGGAGCAGGGTTGGCTGGCCGCAGAGGACTGCGCAAATCTGCCGGGTTCAGACGGCAATGTCGATTTCGCTCAAGTGACGGAGCGGAAGCTGCCGCTGGTGGAAGAAGCGGCTCGCCGCTTTTTGAAGCAGAGCACGGGTGAAGTTTGCGAACGCTACAACAGCTTTCGGGAACGCAATGATTACTGGCTAACCGACTATGCGCGTTACGTGGTGATCCGTCGCGAGAACGAGTACAAGCACTGGCTTGACTGGCCGGCGGGTCTTTCACAACACGACGCCGAAGCCCTGACGGCCTTTGACGCTGAACACGCGGACGCCCTGAATACGGAGTACGCGATCCAGTTCCTCTTCCAAGAGCAGTGGAGCGCCCTGCGCGCCTTTGCCATGTCCCGCGACGTGCGCATCATGGGCGACATGGCGATCTTCGTGTCGTACGACTCGGCCGATGTCTGGGCCAATCGTGAGCTGTTTGAACTGGATGAAGAAGCGAAGCCGACTGCCGTTTCGGGCGTGCCGCCGGACTACTTCTCCGCCACGGGCCAGCGCTGGGGCAATCCGCTGTACCGTTGGCGCTACATGGAGCAGCACGGATTCGACTGGTGGGTAGACCGGGTCAAGCGGCAGTTAGACCTCTATGACCTGCTCCGGCTCGATCACTTCCGCGGCTTCGAAGCGTACTGGCGCATCCCCGCCGCCGAGGAAACGGCACTAAATGGCGAGTGGGTTGAGGCGCCCGGGTACGCCCTGTTTGATCGGCTCAAGTCCACCTTGGGAGGCTCGCTTCCGTTCATCGCGGAAGATCTGGGCGTCATTACCGACAAGGTGGAAAAGCTGCGCAACGACTTCGACATGCCGGGCATGCGAGTGCTGCAGTTCGGCTTTGCGGGCCGAGGCGCCCACCTGCACCTGCCGCATAAGCACACCACCAATATGGTCGTGTACACGGGCACTCACGACAACAACACGACTCTGGGTTGGTGGCGCGAAGCGGAAGAGACCGACCGCAACAACCTGCTGACCTACGTTGGCCCGCTGGCGCATGAGAATGACGTGGTGTGGTCCATGATCCGCCTGGCCGAACGGTCAGTTGCTGCCATTTGCCTCATCCCCTTACAAGACTTGCTGCACCTGGGCAGCGAGGGCCGCATGAACACGCCGTCCGTTCCGGAGAACAACTGGACCTGGCGTTACGCTCCCGAAGCCCTGCATCCCGATATCGCCCTGCAGTTGCGTCACGTCACGGAGCAGTGCGACCGCGATAGCTACGTCCCGGAAGAGATGGAAGAGCAATCGGCCAAGGAGGGCGACGAGGCGAAGGAGAAACAGCGTTCCGAGACTGACGCCGTCAGCGTCGCGGCTTGA
- a CDS encoding peptidylprolyl isomerase, with the protein MIRFLQSDNRLTKAIFGVVIGAAIITMVITLVPGIYEGFAGAPQGAYATVREPGVIGRLFGSSETIQSTEVANLAGNLAQRQGYPAQFAQFLQPQAQQILLAGAIEKQEAHRLGLVATDDDVRYDLQHGQLGQLFFPNGQYIGDDKYRQFVTQQIGFASTQEFEDKLRDELTQRKLVAFITANANVSDNAVREEVRQQGMKIKFDYAAITADDVAKAINPIDSELQSFFQKNQARYANAIPEQRKITYIPVDAGSLPGGRPQVTDADLQAYYNAHKADYHVDEQVKVRHILISAPKGADAKTDAEAKAKAQGLLDQIRKGADFAALAKANSQDPGSKDAGGELGYVKRNHQMVPAFEAAAMALKAGQTSDLVRTDFGYHIIQAEARDEAHDKPLSEVAAEIRPILEQQKAAGALQSFASQLASEAAKEGLDKAAAAHNLHATTTDYVPTGGPVSGLPDATQMLQGAFGQKKGDAPRVAPAGPGQMVVYTTDDIHPAHAPTFAEWKGHVLDDYKAEQVPGLLQARLTKLATRAQELHDLRKAAAEQNVPVKSSDLVGRDANVPDVGQMNGPASAAFDLPKGGITGGLSVENGSAGVILQVLDKQEPSPEDIAKTYATRRAELIERKRAEIFGVYMGTLLDRYKAKGAIRIYQQPKQPGLPLGS; encoded by the coding sequence ATGATTCGTTTTCTGCAAAGTGACAATCGCCTGACCAAGGCGATCTTCGGTGTGGTGATCGGTGCGGCCATCATCACCATGGTGATCACGCTCGTCCCCGGCATTTACGAGGGTTTCGCCGGCGCTCCTCAAGGCGCATACGCTACCGTCCGCGAACCCGGGGTGATCGGACGCCTGTTCGGCAGTTCGGAGACCATCCAGAGCACCGAGGTCGCAAACCTGGCCGGCAACCTGGCGCAGCGGCAGGGATACCCAGCGCAGTTTGCGCAGTTCCTGCAGCCTCAGGCGCAGCAGATCCTGCTGGCTGGAGCCATTGAGAAGCAGGAAGCGCACCGTCTCGGACTGGTGGCTACGGACGACGATGTTCGATACGACCTGCAGCATGGCCAGCTTGGCCAGTTGTTCTTCCCCAACGGCCAGTACATCGGGGACGACAAGTACCGGCAGTTTGTGACCCAGCAGATCGGCTTCGCTTCCACGCAGGAGTTTGAAGACAAGCTGCGCGACGAACTGACGCAGCGCAAGCTGGTGGCCTTCATCACTGCCAACGCCAATGTGAGCGACAACGCCGTTCGCGAAGAAGTGCGGCAGCAGGGCATGAAGATCAAGTTCGACTATGCCGCCATCACGGCGGATGACGTAGCGAAGGCGATCAACCCGATCGACAGCGAACTGCAGAGTTTTTTCCAGAAGAATCAGGCGCGCTACGCGAACGCGATTCCGGAACAGCGCAAGATCACCTACATTCCGGTGGACGCCGGCAGCTTGCCAGGCGGCCGTCCTCAGGTAACGGATGCCGACCTGCAGGCGTACTACAACGCGCATAAGGCGGATTACCACGTTGACGAGCAGGTCAAGGTTCGCCACATCCTGATCAGCGCGCCCAAGGGTGCGGATGCCAAGACCGACGCCGAAGCCAAGGCCAAGGCGCAGGGCCTGCTGGACCAGATTCGCAAGGGTGCAGATTTTGCAGCGCTGGCCAAGGCGAACTCGCAGGACCCCGGCTCCAAGGATGCGGGTGGTGAACTCGGTTACGTGAAGCGGAACCACCAGATGGTGCCTGCGTTTGAAGCTGCCGCGATGGCGCTCAAAGCCGGGCAGACCAGCGATCTGGTCCGCACCGACTTCGGTTACCACATCATCCAGGCGGAGGCTCGTGACGAAGCACACGACAAGCCGCTGAGCGAAGTTGCGGCGGAGATCCGGCCCATTCTGGAGCAGCAGAAGGCCGCAGGAGCCTTGCAGAGCTTTGCTTCGCAGCTTGCGTCCGAAGCCGCAAAGGAAGGGCTCGACAAGGCTGCCGCGGCTCACAACCTGCACGCGACCACGACGGACTACGTCCCGACCGGCGGTCCTGTCAGCGGTCTGCCTGACGCGACCCAGATGCTGCAGGGCGCCTTCGGACAGAAGAAGGGCGATGCGCCTCGCGTCGCTCCGGCCGGTCCGGGACAGATGGTCGTGTACACGACCGACGACATCCACCCGGCGCACGCGCCCACCTTCGCCGAGTGGAAGGGACATGTTCTGGACGATTACAAGGCCGAACAGGTTCCTGGCCTGCTGCAGGCTCGCCTGACCAAACTGGCGACGCGCGCGCAGGAATTGCACGATCTGCGCAAGGCAGCAGCCGAGCAGAACGTTCCGGTGAAGTCGAGCGACCTGGTTGGCCGTGACGCCAACGTGCCGGACGTGGGACAGATGAACGGCCCTGCCAGCGCGGCGTTTGACCTGCCCAAGGGCGGGATCACCGGCGGTCTGAGCGTCGAGAACGGATCTGCAGGCGTCATTCTGCAGGTACTGGATAAACAGGAACCATCGCCTGAGGACATTGCGAAAACCTACGCCACGCGCCGCGCGGAACTAATCGAGCGGAAGCGCGCGGAGATCTTCGGTGTGTACATGGGCACGCTGCTGGACCGGTACAAGGCCAAGGGTGCGATTCGCATTTACCAGCAGCCGAAGCAGCCCGGCCTACCGCTCGGCTCTTAA
- a CDS encoding DNA topoisomerase IB produces the protein MSVLNDPADFAKAAGLRYVTDHRPGISRKRFRGSFRYFMPDGTAVKDAETLARIKSLVIPPAWEQVWICKEANGHLQATGRDARGRKQSRYHPKWRAIRDENKYERMTHFAEALPGIRARVHHDLGLHGMPRNKVLATIVSLMEVTHIRVGNTEYARENHSYGLTTMQHEHVDVHGSEITFSFQGKSRVHHTIHLHDRRLARIIRQCEEIPGHELFQYVDHDGDHHVIDSQAVNEYLREITGQHFTAKDFRTWHGTVMAAKMLHEFEPFRNVTEAKKNIVAAIKQVASELGNTPSVCRKCYVHPAVIDAYMGGLTKQEAKEELDEQIAERSEAVSRETDPHGLHEEEKALVSLLQQRMLLEAAA, from the coding sequence ATGAGTGTTCTGAACGATCCGGCGGACTTCGCCAAGGCTGCGGGTCTTCGCTACGTTACCGATCATCGCCCGGGCATCTCCCGCAAGCGCTTCCGTGGCAGCTTCCGCTACTTCATGCCTGACGGGACAGCGGTAAAGGATGCGGAAACCCTGGCCCGCATCAAGTCGCTGGTGATCCCCCCAGCGTGGGAACAGGTCTGGATCTGCAAAGAGGCCAACGGCCATCTGCAGGCCACCGGCCGCGACGCCCGTGGACGCAAGCAGAGCCGCTACCACCCTAAGTGGCGCGCCATCCGCGACGAGAACAAGTACGAGCGCATGACCCATTTTGCCGAGGCGCTTCCCGGAATTCGCGCTCGCGTACACCACGACCTGGGACTGCACGGCATGCCCCGCAACAAGGTGTTGGCGACCATTGTCAGCCTGATGGAGGTCACCCATATCCGGGTGGGAAACACCGAATACGCTCGCGAAAACCACTCGTATGGGCTGACGACCATGCAGCACGAGCATGTCGACGTGCATGGCTCGGAAATCACCTTCAGTTTCCAGGGAAAGAGCCGCGTTCACCACACTATTCACCTGCACGATCGCCGGCTGGCCCGCATTATCCGCCAGTGCGAAGAGATTCCCGGTCACGAGCTGTTTCAATATGTCGACCACGACGGCGACCACCACGTGATCGATTCGCAGGCGGTGAACGAGTATCTGCGCGAGATTACGGGCCAGCACTTCACGGCCAAAGACTTCCGCACGTGGCACGGGACAGTGATGGCGGCCAAGATGCTCCACGAGTTCGAGCCGTTCCGGAATGTCACGGAAGCCAAGAAGAACATCGTCGCGGCGATCAAGCAGGTCGCGTCGGAACTCGGCAACACGCCCTCGGTGTGCCGCAAGTGCTATGTTCACCCGGCGGTGATCGACGCCTACATGGGCGGTCTGACCAAGCAAGAGGCCAAGGAAGAACTGGACGAGCAGATCGCGGAGCGAAGCGAAGCTGTGTCCCGGGAAACTGACCCGCACGGGCTGCACGAGGAAGAGAAAGCACTGGTCAGCCTGCTGCAGCAAAGAATGCTGCTGGAAGCGGCGGCTTAG
- a CDS encoding BON domain-containing protein, translating to MQQRYRFLAAIAMSAVLAGGAAAQQSTTSDAAIQASVLKAMAADNRLASQQIQTTTAFGTVTLSGSVPDEQTRNAAEQVVAHTVGVKKVVDQLTIGTAGDQAGTTTGSATEQAANEQAGMAALNEPDATSQQSLPNQAPAPAGQTAQPLPPQQQAYPMPNSQQQVGQTYPQPQPGYPQGGYPQGAPPQQYPQANAPQYPQQGYPQGAPQQYPQQGYPQQQGYPQQQGPYANNQGYPQQPTPGMYRRQWEAQQGYGQPAPYGYGPQGGQPAGQHVTIAPGVVLPVRITRWLSSGDAEPGTNFTAVVENDILANGLIAIPRGAEVQGTVVDAKGAGALKGRGSLTLQLTALHLGGQNIPLQSQTFTVTGRDKAAQSVNSAIGGAAVGAIIGAIAGRGTGAAIGAGVGGAAGLGAAAASGGGNAHIPAEALLRFPLTAPVSLLTVSEAEMQRLGSYAGPEGARRPLPPPGYGYGPAPYPYPYAYPRGYYY from the coding sequence ATGCAACAAAGGTATCGATTTCTGGCAGCGATCGCCATGTCTGCCGTTCTGGCTGGCGGCGCAGCCGCACAGCAATCCACCACCAGCGACGCAGCCATCCAGGCGAGCGTCCTGAAGGCGATGGCCGCGGACAATCGCTTGGCCTCGCAGCAGATCCAAACCACTACCGCGTTCGGCACGGTGACCCTGTCCGGTTCTGTGCCCGATGAGCAGACGCGCAACGCAGCCGAGCAGGTCGTGGCGCACACCGTCGGTGTCAAGAAAGTCGTCGACCAGCTCACCATCGGCACTGCGGGAGATCAGGCGGGCACAACCACGGGCTCAGCGACTGAGCAAGCCGCAAATGAGCAGGCCGGGATGGCGGCGTTGAATGAGCCGGACGCCACGTCACAGCAGAGTCTGCCGAACCAGGCACCTGCTCCCGCAGGCCAGACCGCTCAGCCACTGCCGCCACAGCAGCAGGCGTACCCAATGCCGAACAGTCAGCAGCAGGTCGGTCAGACCTACCCGCAGCCGCAGCCCGGGTACCCTCAGGGGGGATATCCGCAGGGTGCGCCACCGCAACAGTACCCGCAGGCAAACGCGCCACAGTATCCACAACAGGGATATCCGCAAGGCGCGCCACAGCAGTACCCTCAGCAGGGCTATCCGCAACAGCAGGGCTATCCGCAGCAGCAGGGTCCGTACGCGAACAATCAGGGTTATCCGCAGCAGCCAACGCCCGGCATGTATCGCCGCCAGTGGGAGGCTCAGCAGGGTTATGGTCAGCCAGCACCGTACGGTTACGGGCCGCAGGGCGGTCAGCCGGCGGGTCAACACGTCACCATCGCTCCGGGTGTGGTGCTGCCCGTCCGCATCACGCGCTGGCTCTCCAGCGGCGACGCCGAACCGGGCACCAACTTCACGGCCGTGGTTGAGAACGACATTCTCGCCAACGGTCTGATCGCGATTCCACGCGGTGCCGAGGTGCAGGGAACCGTTGTGGACGCGAAGGGTGCTGGTGCGCTGAAAGGTCGCGGGAGCCTCACGCTCCAGTTGACGGCGCTGCACCTTGGCGGGCAGAATATCCCGCTGCAAAGCCAGACGTTCACCGTGACGGGTCGCGACAAGGCGGCACAGTCCGTAAACTCCGCGATCGGGGGCGCGGCCGTGGGCGCGATCATTGGTGCCATCGCGGGTCGCGGAACCGGCGCTGCAATCGGTGCCGGCGTGGGTGGCGCTGCCGGCCTCGGCGCTGCCGCAGCCAGCGGTGGAGGCAACGCGCACATTCCGGCAGAGGCGCTGTTGCGCTTCCCACTCACGGCTCCGGTCAGCCTTTTGACTGTCTCTGAGGCGGAGATGCAGCGCCTGGGCAGCTACGCGGGCCCTGAAGGAGCTCGCCGGCCACTGCCCCCGCCGGGCTACGGTTACGGCCCGGCACCGTATCCATACCCTTACGCTTACCCTCGCGGCTACTACTACTGA
- a CDS encoding glycosyltransferase family 2 protein, translating into MSVSVIIPALNEAESIGYTVNELPWAEIQECLVVDNGSTDATAEVAAAAGARVVRAARGYGSACLAGVAAASAASEILVFMDGDGADVPTHLPELVAPIQRGEQDLVLGTRLGGDRRGRVRQPGSMLGSQVFAGWFVGQIVRLVYGFRYTDMCAFRAIRRDALDRLKMQERTYGWNLEMQIKAVQHHLRVQEIPVSYRVRYGGVSKVSGDWRASIKAATRILEVLIRVTRQGRS; encoded by the coding sequence ATGAGTGTTTCGGTCATCATTCCCGCGCTCAATGAAGCGGAGTCGATCGGCTATACGGTCAATGAGCTGCCCTGGGCCGAAATCCAGGAGTGCCTGGTCGTCGACAACGGCAGCACGGACGCGACTGCGGAGGTTGCAGCAGCGGCGGGTGCCCGCGTGGTTCGAGCAGCGCGAGGCTATGGCTCGGCATGCCTGGCTGGCGTGGCCGCCGCTTCCGCGGCATCCGAAATCCTGGTCTTCATGGATGGCGACGGTGCGGACGTTCCAACGCATCTCCCAGAACTGGTGGCTCCGATCCAGCGAGGCGAGCAGGACCTTGTCCTGGGGACGCGACTGGGCGGAGACCGGCGGGGCCGTGTCCGTCAGCCGGGCTCCATGCTCGGATCGCAAGTTTTCGCCGGCTGGTTCGTCGGGCAAATCGTCCGGCTGGTATACGGCTTCCGGTACACCGACATGTGCGCCTTTCGCGCCATCCGCCGCGATGCCCTGGACCGCTTGAAGATGCAGGAGCGCACCTATGGCTGGAATCTGGAAATGCAGATTAAGGCAGTGCAGCACCACCTGCGCGTCCAGGAGATTCCGGTCAGCTACCGCGTCCGGTACGGCGGAGTGTCCAAGGTTTCGGGCGATTGGAGGGCGTCGATCAAGGCTGCAACGCGCATTCTGGAAGTGCTGATCCGGGTGACGCGTCAGGGCCGAAGCTGA
- a CDS encoding glycosyltransferase family 87 protein: MSWRSLLYRGSPGSTNVVLVLLGLALLFLSRHLAVEFDTFVIGYSETSTCALAVSLAAGLVVWTQPTDRRSFWIIVGTALLCRLALLTPEPHLSSDIYRYVWDGYVQHHGINPYRYFPGNEHLRWLQEDDIFPYINRRDYAPTIYPPVAQMLFWIATWFSPTLTLMKLTMYALEGVTVFALANMLEQMGRRREEVILYAWSPLCIWEFGSSGHLDAALIAAVCLALLFRLRDRPWLTGFALGAAVMIKFYPLLLFPALWKRRDWRMPAAVVSVIVAGYAVYSSVGMKVFGFAGGYAAEEGMDSGTRYFLLEAARHVPGFRGLGTPAFLAFCAAVFLPLMLWCWRASQMPGTAFLRPAAALAFALMLLFSPHYPWYVAWLLPFLVLLPELPGIVYVYSVFYWLTTQYAEPGPKMFHANSWTYGASAVALLLWLLWRKYRGSLHLPLPWRAVTSEAAR, translated from the coding sequence ATGAGTTGGCGTTCGCTGCTGTACCGCGGCTCACCAGGGAGCACGAACGTCGTCCTCGTGCTGCTCGGCCTGGCGCTCCTCTTCCTGTCGCGTCATCTTGCCGTTGAGTTCGACACGTTTGTGATCGGCTACTCCGAAACGTCTACCTGTGCTCTGGCCGTGTCTCTGGCCGCAGGACTCGTGGTGTGGACGCAGCCGACGGATCGCCGCTCGTTCTGGATCATCGTTGGCACCGCGTTGTTGTGCCGCCTGGCGCTGCTGACGCCGGAGCCACACCTGTCCAGTGACATCTACCGATATGTCTGGGACGGATATGTGCAGCACCACGGCATCAATCCCTACCGCTATTTCCCGGGTAACGAGCACCTGCGATGGCTCCAGGAAGACGATATTTTCCCGTACATCAATCGTCGCGATTATGCGCCGACTATCTACCCGCCAGTGGCGCAGATGCTGTTCTGGATCGCCACCTGGTTCTCGCCGACGCTCACGCTGATGAAGCTGACCATGTACGCGCTGGAAGGCGTGACGGTATTTGCCCTGGCGAATATGCTGGAGCAGATGGGTCGCCGCAGGGAAGAGGTCATCCTCTACGCCTGGAGCCCGCTATGCATTTGGGAGTTCGGTTCCAGCGGACACCTGGATGCTGCGCTGATCGCCGCCGTGTGCCTGGCGCTTCTGTTCCGGTTGCGAGATCGTCCCTGGCTCACCGGCTTTGCGTTGGGCGCGGCCGTGATGATCAAGTTCTACCCGTTGCTGCTGTTTCCCGCGTTGTGGAAGCGTCGCGACTGGCGCATGCCGGCTGCTGTCGTGTCGGTGATTGTTGCCGGATATGCGGTGTACTCCAGTGTGGGCATGAAAGTGTTCGGTTTTGCCGGCGGATACGCAGCGGAGGAGGGCATGGACTCTGGTACTCGCTATTTCCTCCTGGAAGCTGCGCGGCATGTTCCCGGTTTCAGAGGTCTGGGCACACCGGCGTTTCTCGCCTTTTGCGCTGCCGTGTTTCTGCCGCTGATGCTGTGGTGCTGGCGTGCGAGCCAGATGCCGGGCACAGCCTTTCTGAGACCCGCGGCAGCACTGGCATTCGCTCTGATGCTGCTGTTTTCGCCGCATTACCCCTGGTACGTGGCGTGGCTGCTGCCGTTCCTGGTTCTGTTGCCGGAACTGCCAGGCATCGTCTATGTCTACAGCGTTTTCTACTGGCTGACGACGCAGTACGCGGAACCGGGTCCGAAGATGTTCCATGCGAATAGCTGGACCTACGGCGCGAGCGCAGTTGCATTGCTGCTTTGGCTACTGTGGCGAAAGTATCGGGGCAGCTTGCATCTGCCCCTGCCTTGGCGGGCGGTGACGAGTGAGGCCGCGCGATGA